The Cellulomonas sp. P24 genome contains a region encoding:
- a CDS encoding thymidylate synthase has product MGMLSDLIDVGTEIDSRNGPTIELAAQTVAIELPLERFVFAPGRNNNPFAAIAESMWVIAGRNDLAYLTPYLRRARDFSDDGGVTWRAGYGPRLRDWGGVDQLAAVRGELDRSPMSRRAAISLFDPSQDFQDSRDIPCNNWLHFLSRNGQLDLNVAARSTDIWWGFSGINAFEWSVLLEMMARWLNLEPGVLTFFTSSLHLYEEHLPRARNVLATAPPTVAGYVGESTLRYETEWMAAGVALAQWMDLEEQLRTGANLEDLTIPFDDPMLKGYIRALDVFWAFKRGAMPADLEPRLSSLGNTDLAAVAREYINRPNARDH; this is encoded by the coding sequence ATGGGCATGTTGTCGGATCTGATTGACGTGGGAACGGAGATCGACAGTCGAAATGGACCCACTATCGAACTGGCCGCACAAACGGTCGCGATCGAGCTGCCCCTCGAGCGGTTCGTATTTGCCCCTGGCAGGAACAACAACCCATTCGCTGCAATCGCTGAGAGCATGTGGGTCATAGCGGGCCGCAACGACTTGGCCTACCTCACCCCGTACTTGAGACGTGCCCGTGACTTCTCTGACGACGGTGGCGTGACGTGGCGTGCCGGCTACGGCCCGCGTCTCCGCGATTGGGGCGGAGTCGACCAACTTGCCGCGGTGCGCGGTGAGCTGGATCGCTCCCCGATGTCACGCCGGGCGGCCATCTCATTGTTCGATCCCTCGCAGGACTTCCAAGACAGCAGGGACATCCCATGCAACAACTGGTTGCATTTCCTCTCCAGGAACGGCCAACTGGACCTGAACGTCGCGGCGCGCAGTACCGACATCTGGTGGGGCTTCTCCGGCATCAACGCCTTCGAGTGGAGTGTCCTGCTGGAGATGATGGCACGATGGCTCAACTTGGAGCCTGGGGTGCTGACATTCTTCACGTCGTCGCTGCACCTGTACGAGGAGCACCTGCCGCGCGCCCGAAACGTGCTGGCGACCGCGCCGCCCACCGTCGCTGGCTACGTTGGAGAGTCCACGCTGCGCTACGAAACGGAGTGGATGGCCGCGGGGGTTGCACTAGCCCAGTGGATGGACCTTGAGGAGCAGCTGCGCACCGGGGCGAACCTCGAGGACCTGACGATCCCATTCGACGACCCGATGCTGAAGGGGTACATCCGCGCTCTGGACGTGTTTTGGGCCTTCAAGCGCGGTGCCATGCCTGCTGATCTCGAGCCGCGTCTCAGCTCGCTTGGCAACACGGATCTCGCAGCCGTCGCACGTGAGTACATCAATCGTCCCAACGCGCGCGACCACTGA
- the istA gene encoding IS21 family transposase, translating into MMSVEDWAEIRRLHRVEGMAIKAIARRLGVSRNAVRRALAHDAPPKYVREPRGSIVDAVEPKVRELLRAVPDMPATVIAERIGWDRSITVLKDRIRELRPYYLPPDPATRTSYDPGQRVQCDLWFPPAPIPVGFGHVACPPVLVMVAGYSRMIFAVMVPTRQAEDLIAGHWSVLQAMGGVPAQLVWDNEPAVGAWRAGKPKLADQFEAFRGTLGISVHQCRPRDPEAKGLVERVNGYFETSFLPGRTFTGPGDFNTQLTDWLVQANGRHHRSLGARPADRWAADAAAMLALPPVAPQLGWSATVRLPRDHYVRLDSNDYSVDPVAVGRKVVVTADLATVTVRLGTKVVAAHERCWARQQTITDPAHRAAALALSFAAAHRPAAPRMQEVEQRNLGDYDQVFGLAEVMAR; encoded by the coding sequence GTGATGAGCGTGGAGGACTGGGCGGAGATCCGTCGGTTGCACCGGGTCGAGGGGATGGCGATCAAGGCGATCGCGCGTCGGCTGGGTGTCTCGAGGAACGCGGTGCGCCGGGCGTTGGCCCATGACGCCCCGCCGAAGTATGTCCGAGAGCCCAGGGGCTCGATCGTCGACGCGGTCGAGCCCAAGGTTCGCGAGCTGCTGCGGGCGGTCCCGGACATGCCGGCGACGGTGATCGCCGAGCGGATCGGGTGGGACCGGTCGATCACGGTCCTCAAGGACCGGATCCGTGAGCTGCGTCCGTACTACCTGCCCCCGGACCCGGCGACGCGGACCTCCTACGACCCGGGTCAGCGGGTCCAGTGCGACCTGTGGTTCCCGCCGGCGCCGATCCCGGTCGGGTTCGGGCACGTCGCCTGTCCGCCGGTGCTGGTGATGGTCGCGGGCTACTCGCGGATGATCTTCGCGGTCATGGTCCCGACCCGTCAGGCCGAGGACCTGATCGCCGGGCACTGGTCGGTGCTGCAGGCGATGGGCGGGGTTCCGGCTCAGCTGGTCTGGGACAACGAGCCCGCGGTGGGGGCCTGGCGGGCCGGCAAGCCCAAGCTCGCCGATCAGTTCGAGGCGTTCCGCGGGACGTTGGGCATCTCGGTGCACCAGTGCCGCCCGCGGGACCCGGAGGCCAAGGGTCTGGTCGAGCGGGTCAACGGCTACTTCGAGACCTCGTTCCTGCCCGGGCGGACCTTCACCGGCCCGGGTGACTTCAACACCCAGCTGACCGACTGGCTGGTGCAGGCGAACGGGCGCCATCACCGGTCGCTGGGTGCTCGTCCGGCTGACCGGTGGGCCGCCGACGCCGCCGCGATGCTCGCCTTGCCGCCCGTGGCCCCGCAGCTCGGCTGGTCGGCGACCGTCCGCCTGCCCCGGGACCACTACGTCCGGTTGGACTCCAACGACTACTCCGTGGACCCGGTCGCGGTCGGCCGCAAGGTCGTGGTGACCGCTGACCTGGCCACCGTGACCGTCCGCCTGGGCACCAAGGTCGTCGCGGCCCATGAGCGGTGCTGGGCCCGTCAGCAGACCATCACCGATCCCGCCCACCGGGCCGCTGCCCTGGCGTTGTCGTTCGCGGCGGCCCACCGGCCGGCGGCCCCACGGATGCAAGAGGTCGAGCAACGGAACCTGGGCGACTACGACCAGGTGTTCGGGCTGGCCGAGGTGATGGCCCGATGA
- the istB gene encoding IS21-like element helper ATPase IstB encodes MSATQTRDVTAELAFLTRALKAPTLRDAVDRLAERARAESWTHEEFLAACLGREVAARETHGGEGRIRAARFPGRKSLEDFDFDHARGLKRDLIAHLGTLDFVAARENVVFLGPPGTGKTHLATGIAIRACQAGHRVLFATASEWVDRLATAHHDGRLQDELRRLGRYPLLVIDEVGYIPFEPEAANLFFQLVSARYERASLIVTSNKPFGRWGEVFGDDTVAAAMIDRLVHHAEVIALKGDSYRLKNRDLGRAPGPTDD; translated from the coding sequence ATGAGCGCGACCCAGACCCGCGACGTCACCGCCGAGCTCGCGTTCTTGACCCGCGCGTTGAAGGCGCCCACGTTGCGTGACGCGGTCGACCGCCTCGCCGAACGGGCCCGCGCGGAGTCCTGGACCCACGAGGAGTTCCTCGCGGCGTGTCTGGGCCGCGAGGTCGCCGCCCGTGAGACCCACGGCGGGGAAGGGCGCATCCGCGCCGCCCGGTTCCCCGGACGCAAGTCCCTGGAGGACTTCGACTTCGACCACGCCCGCGGCCTCAAACGCGACCTGATCGCCCACCTGGGGACCTTGGACTTCGTCGCCGCCCGGGAGAACGTCGTGTTCCTCGGCCCGCCCGGGACCGGCAAGACCCACCTGGCCACCGGCATCGCGATCCGCGCCTGCCAAGCCGGCCACCGCGTCCTGTTCGCGACCGCCTCGGAATGGGTCGACCGCCTCGCGACCGCCCACCACGACGGGCGCCTGCAAGACGAGCTCCGCCGCCTGGGCCGCTACCCCCTGCTGGTCATCGACGAGGTCGGCTACATCCCCTTCGAACCCGAAGCCGCGAACCTGTTCTTCCAGCTCGTCTCAGCCCGCTACGAACGAGCCTCCCTGATCGTCACGTCCAACAAGCCCTTCGGCCGCTGGGGCGAGGTCTTCGGCGACGACACCGTCGCCGCCGCCATGATCGACCGCCTCGTCCACCACGCCGAAGTCATCGCCCTCAAAGGCGACTCCTACCGCCTGAAGAACCGCGACCTCGGCCGGGCACCAGGCCCGACCGACGACTGA
- a CDS encoding TetR/AcrR family transcriptional regulator, which produces MTGTRRRGATLEDAILDAGWVQLIDKGYPGFTFEAIAERAKTGKAALYRRWPDKEALLLAVLAHQGFAPSAEIPDTGSLREDVLTLMRSANRRGEHAAALFSSILSAYFDNEITLTPAQLRTQLFGDQSRALTQVVQHAVSRGDLSPEGLPPQIVRLPSDLLRHELIMTLSRVPDETIVDIVDNVFLPLATDPRRTSRG; this is translated from the coding sequence ATGACGGGGACCAGACGGCGCGGCGCGACGCTCGAGGACGCGATCCTCGACGCGGGGTGGGTGCAGCTGATCGACAAGGGCTACCCGGGCTTCACCTTCGAGGCCATCGCCGAGCGCGCCAAGACGGGCAAGGCGGCCCTCTACCGGCGCTGGCCGGACAAGGAAGCCCTACTGCTGGCCGTGCTCGCCCACCAGGGTTTCGCACCCTCGGCCGAGATCCCCGACACCGGCTCGTTACGCGAGGACGTGCTCACGCTGATGCGGTCGGCCAACAGGCGCGGCGAACACGCCGCCGCCCTGTTCAGCTCCATCCTCAGCGCCTACTTCGACAACGAGATCACGCTCACCCCGGCACAGCTGCGCACCCAGCTCTTCGGCGACCAGAGTCGCGCCCTGACTCAGGTCGTCCAGCACGCCGTCAGCCGCGGCGACCTGTCTCCGGAGGGCCTTCCGCCGCAGATCGTCAGACTGCCCTCCGACCTGCTGCGCCACGAGCTGATCATGACCCTCAGTCGCGTACCTGACGAGACGATCGTCGACATCGTCGACAACGTGTTCCTCCCCCTCGCTACGGATCCACGACGAACGTCACGGGGATAG
- a CDS encoding ISL3 family transposase encodes MLHATFAPPDLTVFCRLDELGLEVTGQHVTAQRAVLECRIVEPDDFCRGCGAAGLARETVTRRLAHAPFGHRPTTLLVRVRRYRCGSCRRVWRQDMTRAAEPRSKLSRGGLAWALVGLVVQHLTVARIAEGLGVGWHTANDAVLAEGHRVLISDPARFDDVAVIGVDEHAWRHTRLGDRYVTVVIDLTPVRDGTGPARLLDMVEGRPKQVFKTWLDQQSESFRHGVEVVAMDGFTGFKTAAVEALPDATQVMDPFHVVQLAGDALDRCRQRVQQATRGHRRHAGDPLFGIRRVLHTGQELLTDRQRARIEAVFTTDEHVQVEVTWAVYQRIVAAYRDPDRAAGARQLRAVIDSLRRGVPAALTELRRLGRTLARRVSDVLAYFDLPGTSNGPTEAINGRLEHLRGSALGFRNLTNHIARSLLETGGFRPLLHSHSR; translated from the coding sequence GTGCTTCACGCTACCTTCGCGCCTCCTGATCTGACGGTGTTCTGCCGGCTCGACGAGCTCGGGCTGGAGGTCACCGGGCAGCACGTGACCGCGCAGCGCGCCGTGCTGGAGTGCCGGATCGTGGAGCCGGATGACTTCTGCCGGGGTTGCGGGGCGGCGGGGCTGGCGCGTGAGACGGTGACCCGGCGACTCGCGCATGCACCGTTCGGGCATCGGCCCACGACGTTGCTGGTGCGGGTGCGCCGCTACCGGTGCGGGTCGTGCCGGCGGGTGTGGCGGCAGGACATGACCAGGGCGGCCGAGCCCAGGTCGAAGCTGTCCCGCGGCGGGTTGGCGTGGGCGCTGGTCGGCCTGGTCGTCCAGCACCTGACCGTCGCGCGGATTGCCGAAGGGCTGGGAGTGGGTTGGCACACGGCGAACGACGCGGTCCTGGCCGAGGGCCACCGGGTGCTGATCAGCGACCCGGCCCGGTTCGATGACGTCGCGGTGATCGGTGTCGATGAGCACGCCTGGCGACACACGAGGCTCGGCGACAGGTATGTGACCGTGGTCATCGACCTGACCCCGGTGCGCGACGGCACGGGTCCGGCCCGGCTGCTGGACATGGTCGAGGGCCGTCCCAAGCAGGTGTTCAAGACCTGGCTCGACCAGCAGTCGGAGTCCTTCCGGCACGGGGTCGAGGTGGTCGCGATGGACGGGTTCACCGGCTTCAAGACCGCGGCCGTCGAAGCGCTGCCGGACGCAACGCAGGTGATGGACCCGTTCCACGTCGTCCAGCTCGCCGGGGACGCTCTGGACCGGTGTCGCCAACGCGTCCAGCAAGCCACCCGCGGCCACCGCCGCCACGCCGGTGATCCGCTGTTCGGGATCCGCCGCGTCTTGCACACCGGCCAAGAGTTGCTCACCGACCGCCAGCGCGCCCGCATCGAGGCGGTGTTCACGACCGATGAGCATGTGCAGGTCGAAGTCACCTGGGCGGTCTACCAGCGCATCGTCGCCGCCTACCGCGACCCCGACCGAGCCGCCGGAGCACGCCAGTTACGCGCCGTGATCGACTCCCTGCGCCGAGGCGTGCCGGCTGCACTCACAGAGCTGCGACGCCTCGGGCGCACCCTGGCTCGCCGCGTCAGCGACGTCCTGGCCTACTTCGACCTGCCCGGCACGAGCAACGGCCCCACGGAGGCGATCAATGGCCGCCTCGAGCACCTGCGCGGCTCCGCCCTCGGCTTCCGAAACCTCACCAACCACATCGCCCGCAGCCTGCTCGAGACCGGCGGATTCAGACCACTCCTACACTCTCATTCGCGATGA
- a CDS encoding holo-ACP synthase, whose translation MIERCFTADERRYAVGRPDRLAARWAAKEAVVKALGTGFRGIAAHQIEIVHNARGEPSVAAVGTMPWPHGGDGWTWGLTISHEGDAAAALAVALAPE comes from the coding sequence ATGATCGAGCGGTGTTTCACCGCCGACGAGCGGCGCTATGCGGTCGGGCGTCCTGATCGATTGGCGGCCCGTTGGGCGGCCAAGGAAGCTGTGGTCAAGGCGCTTGGAACGGGGTTTCGAGGCATCGCCGCCCATCAAATCGAGATCGTGCACAACGCCCGAGGTGAACCGTCAGTTGCTGCCGTCGGCACCATGCCGTGGCCCCACGGTGGGGACGGGTGGACTTGGGGGCTCACCATCAGCCACGAGGGCGACGCCGCCGCGGCACTTGCGGTCGCGTTAGCTCCCGAGTAG
- a CDS encoding helix-turn-helix domain-containing protein — protein MTDQHEDSKTPAPRDSATSSVDPVDDEQALAERIRTDRLYVGLSQADVAEVLGISRAAVSAIENGHRRVTGIELKRLAELFGTSGDRLLGRTAPDDAATTALFRATKSLSESDKQQVLRFAEFLRGAGQAPPVGSNTVD, from the coding sequence ATGACCGATCAGCACGAAGACTCGAAGACGCCTGCACCTCGGGATAGCGCCACCTCGAGCGTCGATCCAGTTGACGATGAGCAGGCGCTTGCTGAACGTATCCGGACGGACCGCCTGTATGTCGGCCTCAGCCAGGCAGATGTGGCGGAAGTGCTAGGCATCTCGCGCGCTGCGGTGAGTGCAATCGAGAACGGTCACCGTCGAGTCACTGGGATCGAACTCAAGCGACTTGCAGAGCTATTCGGAACCTCTGGGGATCGCCTACTTGGCAGGACTGCTCCGGATGACGCTGCGACGACTGCGCTCTTTCGCGCCACTAAGTCGCTTTCGGAGTCTGACAAGCAACAGGTGTTGCGATTCGCGGAGTTTCTCCGGGGTGCCGGCCAAGCGCCACCAGTTGGTTCAAACACAGTCGACTAG
- a CDS encoding protease inhibitor I42 family protein — translation MRINPALGRASMEAQRLLAKRVISWDEPIDVFKIVQDEGIWLVSKPLGAGLYGFYLREGDATGIVVNANHPESLQRYTAAHELGHHVLGHESHLDGPDDVRGPIEKARANELAAQVFAGNLLMPLQAVNRALRRQGVARQASPTAAQAYMLARDLDVSFSAAVWQLVNLRRLNHQAADNYVRAGAAAVKRALRSGDHPEGNNRADLLLLDQRSNGLAAVCRIGDELRVRLPENPSTGYQWRLREPPAAALGARGAVWDGGRLLTSETAVSAALAASSELRVVLDTFLTSGSSETVGGGGVRELVMLADEAGSARIQAVLARPWQPDGVVEEFGVSVRVAPSHSLEGFAYGQIVAHQFRVARRIA, via the coding sequence ATGCGAATCAACCCCGCACTCGGTCGCGCGTCAATGGAGGCACAGCGACTCCTCGCCAAACGGGTGATCTCGTGGGACGAGCCGATCGATGTCTTCAAGATCGTCCAGGATGAAGGAATCTGGCTAGTAAGCAAGCCGCTCGGTGCGGGCCTCTACGGCTTCTACCTCCGCGAGGGTGATGCGACCGGTATCGTGGTCAACGCCAACCACCCAGAGAGTCTTCAGCGCTATACGGCTGCACACGAGTTGGGGCACCATGTGTTGGGTCACGAATCCCATCTCGACGGCCCCGACGACGTGAGGGGCCCAATCGAGAAGGCGCGCGCGAACGAGCTCGCAGCCCAGGTGTTTGCCGGCAACTTGCTGATGCCTCTCCAGGCGGTAAACCGCGCTTTGCGCCGCCAGGGAGTAGCTCGACAGGCGAGTCCAACTGCTGCGCAGGCTTACATGCTCGCTAGGGACCTCGATGTGAGTTTCAGCGCCGCTGTGTGGCAACTGGTCAACCTGAGGAGGCTCAACCATCAGGCAGCGGACAACTACGTCCGCGCTGGAGCGGCGGCCGTCAAGCGCGCACTGCGATCCGGAGACCATCCCGAGGGCAACAACCGCGCCGATCTTCTCCTGCTTGATCAGCGCTCCAACGGCTTGGCCGCGGTCTGCAGGATCGGCGATGAGCTCCGAGTGCGGCTGCCCGAGAATCCATCGACCGGGTACCAATGGCGACTCCGTGAACCACCGGCGGCCGCGCTAGGTGCGCGCGGGGCGGTTTGGGATGGCGGGCGGTTGCTCACAAGTGAGACCGCCGTCTCGGCGGCCCTCGCCGCGTCATCTGAACTTCGCGTGGTCCTCGATACGTTCCTGACGTCAGGAAGCAGTGAGACCGTTGGTGGGGGAGGAGTGCGGGAACTCGTGATGCTGGCGGACGAGGCGGGTTCGGCTCGCATCCAGGCAGTCCTCGCACGTCCCTGGCAGCCCGATGGCGTGGTCGAGGAGTTTGGAGTCTCAGTAAGGGTCGCGCCCTCTCATTCGCTGGAGGGGTTTGCCTACGGGCAAATTGTGGCCCACCAGTTTCGCGTCGCCCGGCGGATCGCATGA
- the yidC gene encoding membrane protein insertase YidC, which yields MDFYKLLYPIEWVVAWIMYLAHSALTWIGLNPASGATWGLSVVVLVVVIRIILIPLFFKQIHAQRGMQQLTPELQAIQKKYKGKSDPASREAQNRETMALYKKHGTNPLASCLPLLVQSPVFLALFQVLRGLTQIASGALGPIGPIGREVAHQAETSQIFGAPLSATFASAGVDPGLATSTRIVTIVLIVAMAATLFLTQRQLTMKNMPAAALEGQAAQTQKVMLYVMPLVMGFSGVGLPIGVLLYWTTTNIWSMGQQFYTIRRMPTPGSRAERERNARRGIVDDATTGPVENTDVAETRARKGQRTQPVRKNRA from the coding sequence ATGGACTTCTACAAACTTCTCTACCCGATCGAGTGGGTAGTGGCATGGATCATGTACCTGGCCCACTCCGCGCTCACCTGGATCGGTCTGAACCCGGCATCCGGTGCAACCTGGGGCCTGTCGGTCGTCGTCCTCGTCGTCGTCATCCGGATCATCCTCATTCCACTGTTCTTCAAGCAGATCCACGCGCAGCGCGGAATGCAGCAGCTCACCCCCGAGCTGCAGGCCATCCAGAAGAAGTACAAGGGCAAGAGTGACCCGGCCTCCCGCGAGGCCCAGAACCGCGAGACGATGGCGCTGTACAAGAAGCACGGGACGAACCCACTCGCGTCGTGCCTGCCGTTGCTCGTCCAGTCGCCCGTCTTCCTCGCCCTGTTCCAGGTGCTCAGAGGACTCACCCAGATCGCCTCAGGCGCCCTGGGCCCGATCGGACCGATCGGTCGGGAGGTCGCCCATCAGGCTGAGACGTCGCAGATCTTCGGAGCACCCCTGTCGGCCACCTTCGCGAGCGCGGGTGTCGATCCTGGCCTTGCGACCAGCACCCGCATCGTGACGATCGTGCTGATCGTGGCGATGGCCGCGACACTGTTCCTGACCCAACGTCAGCTGACGATGAAGAACATGCCGGCGGCAGCGCTCGAAGGCCAGGCAGCCCAGACACAGAAGGTCATGCTCTACGTCATGCCGCTGGTCATGGGCTTCTCCGGGGTCGGCCTGCCGATCGGCGTCCTGCTGTACTGGACCACGACGAACATCTGGTCGATGGGGCAGCAGTTCTACACGATCCGCCGGATGCCGACGCCCGGTTCTCGGGCAGAACGCGAGCGGAACGCACGCAGGGGAATCGTGGACGACGCCACAACGGGACCCGTCGAGAACACCGATGTCGCGGAGACCAGAGCACGGAAGGGACAGCGCACGCAACCGGTCCGCAAGAACCGGGCATGA
- a CDS encoding nucleotide kinase domain-containing protein has translation MRTIRIGGRTVVATDVLRSYWFVAAERQRVYHQRLRAAPAPWTTDAILSNYRFTNAYRAADRVSQDLIHVQYAGPQAPDELLLRTLLYRFFNKPSTWQAIEDAVGTVSLETFDVARINRHLERLMARGQRIYSPAYIIPPPPFGARRKHLNHLLLAEHILASGATQAIVSAGSLRDVFDTISSYPSLGPFLAFQLTIDLNYSTIINFDENQFVVAGPGARSGIAKCFVDTAGASHGDIIRWAVDHQEEEFAHYGLDFEDLFGRRLTLIDCQNLFCETDKYARVAHPETAGIGQRTRIKQRFTPHSAIHAPFFPPKWGINESAIAALADHSVASADDLFHNVPGLREPVGAHLR, from the coding sequence ATGAGGACGATCCGCATCGGCGGCCGCACGGTGGTCGCGACAGACGTCCTTCGCAGCTACTGGTTCGTCGCCGCCGAACGGCAGCGCGTCTACCACCAACGGCTTCGCGCCGCCCCCGCGCCTTGGACGACTGACGCGATCTTGTCGAACTATCGGTTCACCAACGCATACCGCGCCGCAGACCGAGTGTCGCAAGACCTCATCCACGTTCAGTACGCGGGCCCCCAGGCGCCTGACGAACTGCTGCTTAGAACCTTGCTCTATCGGTTCTTCAACAAGCCCTCGACGTGGCAAGCGATAGAAGACGCCGTTGGGACAGTGTCGTTGGAGACGTTCGATGTGGCCCGGATAAACCGCCACCTAGAGCGGCTGATGGCCCGTGGACAACGGATCTACTCCCCGGCCTACATCATTCCACCGCCCCCATTCGGCGCCCGCCGCAAGCACCTGAACCATCTGCTCCTGGCTGAGCACATTCTCGCGTCGGGGGCGACCCAAGCGATCGTCAGCGCAGGAAGTTTGCGGGACGTGTTCGATACGATCTCGTCGTACCCGTCTCTGGGACCGTTCCTTGCCTTTCAGTTGACGATCGACTTGAACTACTCGACGATCATCAACTTCGACGAAAACCAGTTCGTCGTGGCTGGCCCGGGCGCACGCAGCGGCATCGCCAAGTGCTTTGTTGACACTGCCGGCGCTTCACACGGGGACATTATCCGCTGGGCCGTCGACCACCAGGAGGAAGAGTTCGCGCATTACGGGCTCGACTTCGAGGACTTGTTTGGTCGAAGGCTAACGCTGATCGACTGCCAGAATCTGTTTTGCGAGACCGACAAGTACGCACGCGTCGCACACCCAGAGACGGCCGGGATCGGACAGCGCACTCGGATAAAGCAGAGGTTCACACCGCATTCGGCGATACATGCACCCTTCTTTCCGCCGAAGTGGGGGATCAACGAGAGCGCGATCGCAGCCCTTGCCGATCACAGCGTTGCGAGTGCGGACGACCTTTTCCATAATGTGCCGGGATTGAGGGAGCCCGTCGGCGCGCACCTTAGGTAG
- a CDS encoding MDR family MFS transporter gives MTDAHPQAAPSTQSTGRLLTALVVGGITAILDTTIVAIGLHTLTVQLHAPISTIQWVSTGYLLALATAIPFVGWAQARFGGRRLWLFALGLFVLGSVLSACAWNVESLIAFRILQGLAGGIMFPLMQTLAMQHVAPEARTRTMASVSLPAALGPVLGPVLGGLVLNWLTWRWLFLINVPVGVVGLILAVLFITDDRPSREAPRPRLDVVGAVLLAPGLAGLLYGLSNTHAEGAFTRTDVLIPGIGGAILLAGFIIWATRLAGAALVDVRLLAVRSVRVSSIALTFVGTALFAGNLLLPLYFQALRGYSVLDAALLLIPQGIGTLLARSVVGRLVSTFGPRIVAVVGFLGVAAATVPFALAGTHTDLWLLCTVLFVRGLGLGVVLIPIMTAAYVDIRKDQMPQASAITRIVLQLGGAFGTALVAVVLTAAATVAHPEAGFDAAFWWTTVITLAAAAVALLLPAQDQGKARVTDVSDAPSVPVRAREEATR, from the coding sequence GTGACAGACGCACACCCGCAGGCGGCGCCGTCGACACAGTCGACCGGCCGGCTGCTCACAGCACTTGTCGTAGGCGGGATCACGGCGATCCTGGACACGACGATCGTGGCGATCGGGCTGCACACGCTCACCGTGCAGCTCCACGCCCCGATATCGACGATCCAGTGGGTCAGCACCGGCTACCTGCTCGCCCTGGCGACCGCGATTCCGTTCGTGGGCTGGGCACAGGCCCGTTTCGGTGGCCGACGGCTGTGGCTGTTCGCCCTGGGGCTGTTCGTGCTCGGGTCGGTTCTCAGCGCATGCGCGTGGAACGTCGAGTCGTTGATCGCCTTCCGCATCCTCCAAGGACTCGCCGGCGGAATCATGTTTCCGCTCATGCAGACCCTTGCCATGCAGCACGTCGCCCCGGAGGCGAGGACACGGACGATGGCGAGCGTGAGCCTGCCCGCCGCACTCGGCCCGGTTCTCGGTCCGGTGCTCGGCGGGCTGGTGCTGAACTGGCTCACCTGGCGGTGGTTGTTCCTCATCAACGTCCCCGTCGGCGTCGTCGGCCTCATCCTCGCCGTCCTGTTCATCACCGACGACCGCCCCAGCCGGGAAGCCCCTCGCCCGCGGCTCGACGTCGTCGGCGCCGTGCTCCTCGCCCCAGGCCTGGCGGGACTCCTCTACGGCCTGTCCAACACGCACGCCGAGGGCGCCTTCACCCGGACCGACGTGCTCATCCCCGGCATCGGCGGCGCGATCCTGCTGGCAGGCTTCATCATCTGGGCTACCCGGCTCGCCGGCGCGGCCCTCGTCGACGTGCGACTGCTCGCGGTGCGCTCGGTGCGAGTCTCCTCGATCGCGCTCACGTTCGTCGGCACAGCGCTCTTCGCCGGCAACCTCTTGCTGCCGCTGTACTTTCAGGCCCTGCGCGGCTACAGCGTCCTCGATGCCGCGCTGCTGCTCATCCCCCAGGGGATCGGCACCCTGCTCGCCCGGTCGGTCGTCGGGAGACTGGTCTCCACGTTCGGCCCCCGCATCGTCGCCGTCGTCGGGTTCCTCGGCGTCGCCGCCGCAACCGTGCCGTTCGCCCTCGCAGGCACCCACACCGACCTCTGGCTCCTCTGCACCGTCCTGTTCGTTCGCGGACTGGGCCTGGGCGTCGTCCTCATCCCGATCATGACTGCCGCGTACGTCGACATCCGCAAGGACCAGATGCCCCAGGCGTCCGCCATCACCCGCATCGTCCTGCAGCTCGGTGGGGCCTTCGGCACCGCCCTCGTCGCGGTCGTCCTCACCGCGGCCGCGACCGTGGCTCACCCCGAGGCCGGATTCGACGCCGCCTTCTGGTGGACCACCGTCATCACCCTTGCCGCCGCGGCCGTCGCCCTCCTTCTGCCCGCACAGGATCAGGGCAAGGCTCGCGTCACCGACGTGTCCGACGCACCGAGTGTTCCGGTCCGAGCACGAGAAGAGGCGACTCGATGA